In Amia ocellicauda isolate fAmiCal2 chromosome 7, fAmiCal2.hap1, whole genome shotgun sequence, one genomic interval encodes:
- the kcne4 gene encoding potassium voltage-gated channel subfamily E member 4, whose product MLIMEAENTTAADLAGLSASSKSVDAREGGNEYLYILIVMSFYGIFLLGIMLGYVRSKRREKKSNALTHLLYEEERREWGDMRKKHSLPLPSCSGLGAVQVSLPFSGLADGRLPAPFSCAMCTMEQSSVSSLCSSADIHCAIEEEEADAGEPCEALKAKSDNREQCVAMLHEAS is encoded by the coding sequence ATGCTAATCATGGAAGCAGAAAACACCACCGCAGCCGACCTGGCGGGGCTCAGCGCCTCCTCCAAGAGCGTCGACGCCCGGGAAGGTGGCAACGAGTACCTGTACATCCTAATCGTCATGTCCTTCTACGGGATCTTCCTGCTGGGGATTATGCTTGGCTACGTCCGATCAAAGAGGAGGGAGAAGAAATCCAACGCCTTGACGCACCTGCTCTACGAGGAGGAGCGGCGGGAGTGGGGGGACATGCGGAAGAAGCACAGCCTGCCGCTGCCCTCCTGTTCAGGACTGGGAGCTGTCCAGGTGTCGCTGCCCTTCAGCGGCCTGGCGGACGGGCGGCTGCCGGCGCCCTTCTCCTGCGCCATGTGCACCATGGAGCAAAGCAGCGTCAGCTCCCTGTGCTCGTCCGCAGACATCCACTGCGCCatcgaggaggaggaggcggacgCCGGGGAGCCCTGCGAGGCGCTCAAAGCCAAGTCGGACAACAGAGAGCAGTGCGTGGCCATGCTCCATGAAGCATCTTGA